In Polynucleobacter sp. TUM22923, one genomic interval encodes:
- a CDS encoding complex I NDUFA9 subunit family protein: MKYDILLIGGNGFVGRVLAAQLQAAGYSVLMPTRHLASARELRMLPKVHLEDADVHDFDTLQSLCSRMKPQAAVINLVGVLHDKPAVPYGPVFKAAHVELVQNIVTAMQMNGLKRLLQMSALGADSNGPSMYQRSKGDGEAVVKASKLDWTIFRPSVVFGAQDQFINLFTKLTKLFPAMPLANASAQFQPVSVDDVAMAFTKSLTMPVTIHQSYDLVGPTVYSMKEIVEFSARRAQTKCAVIPVPDFVGQLQALAFEYLPVPTLMSRDNIASMQVPNILPMSGVDALPDVFNISRRTLEGMK; encoded by the coding sequence ATGAAATATGACATTCTATTAATTGGCGGTAATGGCTTTGTAGGGCGAGTTCTAGCCGCTCAATTGCAGGCAGCAGGGTATTCAGTATTAATGCCCACAAGACACCTTGCATCTGCCCGCGAATTACGCATGCTGCCCAAAGTACATTTGGAAGATGCTGATGTTCATGACTTTGATACTTTGCAATCGCTTTGCTCGCGTATGAAGCCGCAGGCTGCTGTCATTAATTTAGTCGGTGTACTGCATGACAAACCCGCAGTTCCCTATGGACCAGTCTTTAAAGCGGCGCATGTCGAACTTGTTCAGAATATCGTGACTGCAATGCAAATGAACGGGCTGAAGCGACTGCTGCAGATGAGTGCCTTGGGCGCGGATTCAAATGGCCCTTCGATGTACCAGCGCAGCAAGGGAGATGGCGAGGCAGTGGTAAAAGCGAGCAAGCTCGACTGGACTATTTTTAGGCCCTCTGTTGTCTTTGGCGCCCAAGATCAATTTATCAACTTGTTTACAAAATTGACGAAGTTATTTCCAGCTATGCCTTTGGCTAATGCCTCCGCTCAGTTCCAGCCTGTGAGTGTGGATGATGTAGCGATGGCTTTTACGAAGTCACTTACTATGCCAGTGACCATTCATCAGTCATATGACTTGGTAGGACCAACGGTTTATTCCATGAAAGAAATCGTCGAGTTTTCGGCGCGCAGGGCGCAGACTAAGTGCGCTGTTATTCCTGTCCCCGATTTTGTTGGGCAATTGCAGGCCTTAGCATTCGAGTATCTACCAGTGCCCACTCTCATGTCCCGTGACAATATTGCCTCTATGCAGGTACCTAATATTTTGCCAATGAGTGGAGTTGATGCGTTACCCGATGTATTTAACATTAGTCGACGTACGCTTGAGGGGATGAAATAA